In the Candidatus Obscuribacterales bacterium genome, TCACACGGGGCATCTCGATCGCTCCCCAGTTCTCTGGAACGAACTCCTCGACATGTCGAAACAAGCTCTTTTCCTCTATCAGTTTGGCCCCACGGATCAGCCCCAGGGCTACGTAGCCTTTCACCAAGGTCGTCAAAGCGATCGCACCCAGATTGATGTATTGGATTGGGTGGTCACTAGTCCCGCTGCTCTGAAAACGCTCTGGGCATTTCTGGGCTCCCATCGATCGCAGATTGATCGAGTGCAGTGGCGCAGTGGGTTAATTGATCCACTTGCCCTAGGGTTGCCAGACCAGGAGGCTAAACCGGGAGATGGCGATCGCTGGATGGTACGCATTGTCGATGTTGTGCGTGCGTTGGAATGTCGCGGTTATCCCCTAGCCCTAACGGCAGATCTCTACCTCACGGTGCAGGATGATCTCTTGTCGGCGAATACGGACACCTTCCGGCTCTCCGTCGCCAACGGGCAAGGACAGGTCACCCGTCAGTCAGGAGATGGGCTATCGCTCTCGATCCAGGGTCTGGCAGCCCTCTATACCGGTCTATTTTCTCCAACCCAACTACGCTGGATGCGCTGGTTGGAGGGGGATGATCAGTCTGTGGCGATCGCCACCCAGATATTTGCCACTGGTTCTCCTTGGATGCCCGACTTTTTCTAGATGCAGTAGGTACTGGTTGCCGGAAGAACAGCGGCTCCTGTCCGTTCAGAGATATACTTTAGGCAAGTTAGCCTAGGCCTAACATGGTGTCCTTGCTAGTCAGTCGGTGGCAAGACGTTGCATAAGGCTGTAGCCCTAACTCACCAAAGCTTATCGTCCCTTGCAACCTGGAATGTGATTGCAACTTCTATGGCAGATCCAGAGCATCTTGCTACCCTCAAGAAGGGCATTGATTTTTGGAATCGTTGGCGACAAGAATCCTGTGTTTCTAAGGTTGACCTCAGCGGGGTCAACCTTAGTGAACTGAGCCTCGGCGGCATTAATTTAAGCGGGGTCGATCTATTTGAAGCGGTTTTATTACGGGTCGATTTAAGTGAAGCGAACCTCAGCCGCGCTAATTTGACTGGAGCCCAGCTTTTAGCGGCGGATCTCAGCGCTGCTAATCTGAGTCGCGCCAACCTTACCTACGCTCAACTGGGGGCGGCGGATCTCAGTGAAGCCAACTGTAATCGCGCCATTTTTCATGGTGCTGACCTCAGTGCCACCGATCTGAGCGATGCTAACCTCAGTCGTGCTGTGTTGACCGAGGCAGACTTGGGGGTTGCTGACTTGACGGATGCCATTCTCAAACGGGCAGACCTAAGCAAGGCCGATTTAACC is a window encoding:
- a CDS encoding pentapeptide repeat-containing protein, which codes for MIATSMADPEHLATLKKGIDFWNRWRQESCVSKVDLSGVNLSELSLGGINLSGVDLFEAVLLRVDLSEANLSRANLTGAQLLAADLSAANLSRANLTYAQLGAADLSEANCNRAIFHGADLSATDLSDANLSRAVLTEADLGVADLTDAILKRADLSKADLTGARLCRANLHDAIFEHTILDKADLRGANMPSTAIR
- a CDS encoding GNAT family N-acetyltransferase; the encoded protein is MAFQLSSLHESDAAQFNALVCQSFVTPVDREARYLQRIGLDHIRVLRHGSQLVGGLATLPMGQWFGGKLVPMVGIAAVSVAPEWRGQGAALVLMQETLRELHDRHVPISTLYPAVQRLYRQVGYEQGGMRYRWHIDCDRIRVTDPPLSVSPMAVDIARLRSLQQQQAAYHTGHLDRSPVLWNELLDMSKQALFLYQFGPTDQPQGYVAFHQGRQSDRTQIDVLDWVVTSPAALKTLWAFLGSHRSQIDRVQWRSGLIDPLALGLPDQEAKPGDGDRWMVRIVDVVRALECRGYPLALTADLYLTVQDDLLSANTDTFRLSVANGQGQVTRQSGDGLSLSIQGLAALYTGLFSPTQLRWMRWLEGDDQSVAIATQIFATGSPWMPDFF